GTGAGCGGTGGCCGGCAGCGGCTTGACGGTCAGACGGTTGCTCAGGCCCAGCACACCGCGCATCCGGCGCACGCGGTTTTGAATACGGCTGATCTGTTCCGGGCTGGGGACCGAGCCGCTCAGGTCCACCTGACCGCCGTGCACCTGCACTTCAATACTGCGGGTGTCTATGCCACGTTCGTCGTGCAACGCAGCATAGATGGCTTCGCGCAGCTGTCCATCGCTGCGGCGGTCCCGGGGATCCAGTTCAGGCGTCAGCTGGCCGTAACCGAAGCGGCCCCCATACTTCGGAGCGTTCTCCTGGGCAGAGTCCAGCGTGGCCGGCGCAATCTGGGCGTCAGTCAGCCGTGCACCGGCAGCGCCATGGCCGCCCATCATGCCAGAGTCACGGTAGTCGTGGGCGTCGCGGTAAGGCTGGTCGGTGGACGCTGAGAGAGACGGGTCAGGGGTTTCCGGTTCGAATCTGGTCATGTTGGCTTACCTCGGCAGATAGGGTTCTGGTTTACACAGATGGGGAAACTTATTACAGCATTCCCAGATTGCCCGGAGATGACCGCGGGTATGGCGCTCCCTTGCCCGTCTTCTCAGATAGCGCAGCCCATTCATGGACAGTTACTTCGGCAGCCCGGTTTCCATGGCCCGGAGTGCCCCGTGGTAGGCCCTCTCCAGTCGGTGCAGGTCGCGTGGATTGGTCAGGGCTTTGTGGGCATCGTGGTACGCCGCCTGCACATGTTCGCGCAGCACCTGCAATGATTCTTCGCTGCGCAGACAGGTCGCGGTAATCTGCAGCACCTTCAATAAATGAAGGGTGACTTCTGGGCTGCTGGAGCCGTACTGCCGCACCATCTCGAACATGGTGTGGGCCACTCCATCAAAATCCACGGTGGGCCGTACCAGTCGCACCTTGTCAGATTCATCCGCGTGGACGCCGCTCGGCCACCAGCGGTCTTGCAGGGCGCAGAGCGCATCTCCGAAGCGGTCCAGAATATCCATGGTGGTCACTGGATCATTGGTGCCGGGACTCAGCGCCCGCGCCGCCACTTCACTCAGCTGCCGGATGGCATATTCCGGGTCCTGATCGGTGATTCGTTCACGGCCCAGGGTCAAATACTCCAGCAGATCGCTAGGCACATGCGGCACACCCACGGCAATCACGGTGTTGGGATAGCAGGTACTGGCCAGGGCGTACAAAGAGTCGCACTGTCACATCGGAGTTGATCGCCGAGGCAATCAGGCCGTCAACGTCCAGCATTTGCAGTTAGCCACCAGCAGAACCCAGCCGCAGGACTTCACCGCCTTCCCAGAAGTCCGTATCAGGACAGGGAATCTCGGCCGGACGCTGGGTCAGGGTGGACCTCTCCAGCGTCCGGTACATGTCTTCACGCAGCAGATTGATGGTCTGGGTCATGTTGATATTGCGGGTGGCGTGGGCCAGGAAATACACCAGGGCAGCCACACAGGCGACGGCCAGGACCAGGGCTGCGGTAACGTTGTCGTGCGGCACAAACGGCGTTTCCTCGCCGCCAGTCACGGCGCGCAGACTATAGAGCGTAAAAGTAAAGGTGCCGATAAAGATGCCTAGCGTGATCTGGTTGCCGCGGTCATGCGTGAAGTGTTCCAGCAGCCGTGGCCCCATGCTGCTGGCTGAAAATGACAGCGCCGCGATGGTGATGGAAAAGATGGTCCCCGCTGTGCCGATGCTGGAGCTGGCGATAGCGCCCAGCACACTGCGTGCGCCCGCCTCGCCGCCGGTGTACACGAAGGCCAGGCCACGCGGCACCCCGAACTGCTCTTCCAGGGTGATGCCCAGCTCGGCCAGCAGCAGGGCGGTGGCTGTCATCAGCGCTGGAATAAACCAGAACTGCTCGGTGAACTCGCGCATCCGGAAGAACAAGCGCTGCATCTGTTCAGACTAGTGCAGCTGGGCGGCAATTTATGCCTGTGCCGCGTGCGTTTCCAGGTTCCCTATCGCTGCTGGATACCCCGCAGGCGGCATGTGCTCCCTACATCGCCGCTCACGTCGGCCTGCCAAAAACATCTAGACTGCCTAGACCATGAAAAGGGTCACATTGATGGCTTCGCTGGCGCTGCTGGCGTCCTTATCCAGCTGTGCTCCGGCGATTACCGTTCCGTCTGGGCAGGGGGGCCAGAACACCATCGCCTTCAGTGCCGACATCGTTTCGATGGCGTCGGCCATTCCGGTGCTAGAGGCGAATGATCAGACCCCGGCCACCCAGCTGGTCGCTCTGCCCACCTGCCGCCCGGTGGCCTATTGGGGCGCAGTTCAGGCTGTCGGCGTCACCGAAGCCACCCGCCAATGCTTGTTGGTGGAACAAAAGGTCAACGGGGTAGGCAACGCCGCTGCAGCCGTCCTCACCATCTGGGCCTTGCCGGTCTTCATTGGGATCTTCTATTTCTTTTACATGCTGCTTCAGAGCTTGGGCGGCGGCTGAGCCTGCCAACGAAGCAGGGAAGGAGCCGATGAGTCTCCTTCCCTGGTTTCTCGCAGCTCCAATCAGCTTTCCAGCGTTGCCTCGTGGACGATCTCCACGTTCCCCTGCATCACACGGCTCATGGGGCACTTCTCGGCGGCTTCCTTGACGTGCGCCTCAAAGTCGGCCTGATCGCTGCCCGTCACCTTGCCACGTACCTTCAGGACCAGGCGGCTGACCTTAAAGCCTGGACCGTCTTTGACCATCTCACAGGTCGCGTCGGTATCCAGGCTTTCGATGGTGTGGCCGTGGTTTGACAGCAGGGCCGAAAGCTGCATGGTGAAGCAACCCGCGTGGGCACTGGCCAGGAGTTCTTCAGGGTTGGTCCCCTGGCCGTTCTCGAAGCGTGTTCCGAACGAGTATTGGGCGCTTTCCAGTACGCCGCTCTCGGTGCTGACGGTGCCCTGTCCGCCTTTGAGGTCGCCTTCCCAGTGGGCCGCTGCTTTTCTTGCAATATCTGCCATAGCCTCAGCCTAGCGGGAGCAATCAACAGTCAGGTCAGCAGCACTTAAGAGCTGGCTTAAGATGCGGTATGGATCTCACGGTGAGGTTGGACGGCACGTTACTCAAGCGGCGTGAAGAGGAGTGGGCGCACTGGCTGGCGCATCCCCAGGACAACCCGCTCGTGCCAGATGCTGATGGACACCTGAGCGCTCACCCTGAGCGGCTGAATCTACAAAATGAGCTGTGTATCTATAGCGCGCTGGAGCCGGAATTCGCTGAAGGGTTGCCGTATTCCGGGATTATCGTGACGCGCCGCCGCTGCGAATCGGTGTTTGATCTGACGCCTGCTGAAGTGGCCGCTACCCATACCCTCTTGGGTCAGGTCAGGGCCCATCTGGCGGCGACCGTGCAGCCGGATGGCTACACCGTAGGCTGGAACGTGTTTCCGGCAGCTGGAGCGCACGTTCCGCAGGTTCACCTACATGTCATTCCACGCTGGAATACCGACGTTTCAGCCGGAGCTGGGCTGCGCTATTTCCTCAAAGTGGCAGCGCAGGCAGCGCGAGCAGATTTATAGTCCCAGTTCAGCCCGTGCCGCTCGGGTCAGGCCCTGAACGACCAGCGCATGACTGCCGCGCACCAGCTCAGTCATGCGCTGGAGCCCAACATCTCTGCTCAGCGTCACGGTGATCCAGTGGCGTTTATTCAGGTGGTGGCCAGGTTGCGCGGCCTGATATTCGCTCCGCAGCCGCGCACCATCTTCGGGGCGAACTTTGACACTTATCTGCAAAGCGTCTGCACTGATATCGGTCAGGGCATACATTTTTCCGCCGACTTTCCAGACCAGCGTGGTCCGATCAAAGGGAAACGTTTCCTATGATCCGGGCAGGGCCGCGCAAAAATCACGCCATTCGCCCACAGTCTCCATGGTGCTGGGCGGGATGGGGGAGAGCGGGTCGGCCATCCGCCATTATCCTTTAGCGCCCACTGCGCTGGTAGACACCGCTTTCCCGGCTCAGCCAGCCGCCATCTACCAGCTCGCGGCGAAGGGTAAAAAAGTCAGGATGATACTGCGACAGTATGGTGTTCACTTCGCGCTCCGGGTAGGTCTGTCCGGGCACGAATAGCCCGGCCAGCTCGGTGAGGATCACGTCGCGCTTGCGCCGCTGAGCCGGAATGCCGGTCAGCTGACCGTGGGGCATAAAGGCCCGCAGAACTTTGTCGCGGTAAGGATCAGTGGGATCGGGCACAGGGGCACGGCCCGTAATTAAATCTTTCAGGGCCGCATCGAGTTGACCGTGCCGCGCCACATGCAGGCGGTGATGGCCGTCCTGATGGGTCTGGATCAGCCCTACTTCTCGCAGGGCACTCAGGTGATGGCTGACGGTGGCCGGGGCCAGGCCGCTTAACTCGCTCAGGCGTTCGCCGCTGAGGGGTGCGTCCCAGATCAGCCGCAGGATAAACAGGCGGGCAGGCTGTCCAAGTGCGCGAAACAGGGCTGCGCGGGCGTGTAACTCAGCGGCCTGCATGGGTGGCCTCTTCTTCCGGCCAGGGGCGTTCTCCATAGGCGTGGAAGTGGGCGGCAGTATAGATCCCTAGGGCCGCTTCCAAGGTATTTAGGCGGGCTTTGGCTGTGTTGGCGTCGGCCATGTCCTGGGCCGTACGCGCCAGACGCAAATCGCGCTCAGCATGATTTATCAAGCGAGTGAGAGTGATCCGGAAGTGCCGGTTCATCTGTACTAGTGGCGCATCAGTGTATTTCATTTCGACTCCTTTCGAAATGAGCTTAGCAAGATTTGATATTGATCGAAATAGGCAGATTGGCTTAGTGGTATACGCCGTTTAGGGCCTAGCAAGATTGTGGGCGAGTACGGCTAAGACGACGCGGAGCTTAAGTGAACCCAGGGTTTTGGTTTGGGCAGAGCGGATTTGAGCTTCCACAAGCGCAGAGAAGACTATTTCAATACGTTTGCGGATTTTGGGATGGCGAGATTCTCGCCATCCCGTGTCATATCTGGTGTTCTTCTTGGGCGGATACACGTAGCCCAGACAGCAATACCCCTTATCGCCAATGATGGTTGGGCCTTCAAACTCTGGCCATCTGAGATTCAGCTCATAGCTGACCGTAACGTCATGGAGGTTGGCAGGTCGGATGACGTACTGAACGATTTGTCCACCTGGTGTGACCCAGGCGTGCAGCTTATATCCGAAGAACTCGCCCTGAGTTCCAAATCCCCATTTCGCGCCTGGGAACTGACAAAGGTGCGTGCGTTTGGGACGGCAAATGGGGAGGGGCATTGAATCAACTACGACTTCAGTGCAGGGCTGAGCTGGGCTTGCAACATGCTCTAGGAGTGGCAACAGTTTGATGCCCCTGGTGTAGGCCTGAGTGTAGGAAGGAAGACCGGGACGGTCTTCCTTGAGGATGTTCCACCAGATGGAAGGAAATGGATGCTTGAAGACGAGACGGGAGAGCAGCAGAGCAACCAGCATGGCATCTGTGACCTTCTGGTGCGGGCAGATTTTCTGGTCGCTGAAATGCTTCTTAGCCCAGAAATAGAGGTGGCGAATGACGTGCCGACGTCCTAGACTATGGTGGAGACGATATTTAGCCATGTCGTCTCTACTTTTATGTGTCTGAGACGCACTTCACCAGGGGGCGGTCAGGCCCTAAACGGCGTGGTATGGCAGCTCCGAGAGATACAGCCAGTACGCGAAAACAGCAATTTGTCCCCTATAAGGTTCCCGATCGGCGTGCGGGGATGAGTATTTGAGAGTCAGGGTGGCAGCTCGGCATCCTTGATCTATCAAGTGAAACCTACCCCTTTTGCAGGGAAATTCGGTGGGCTAAGAGGGCAGAAAAGATTCACTTTTCAGCGAGCTTGTTTTAGATTGAGTTACAGACACGACAACTCTCACCGTTTTGTCTATTATTTACAGAATCCATCTAAGTTTTTAGCCACAAGCTAAATAACAATCTTGGCGTGAAATTGGGCGCCTGAAGCTACGCAGCGTCGGCCTGCTCCCAGGTGAGACGCATCAGAGGAGTACCCCTGAAATGGACACTTTGCGCTACATCATCACGCGGGCCTGCCTTCAGGAAGGCAGCATGCGGCTTCTGCGGTATCTCAAGCCTCACTTTCCTACCGAAAACGGTCAAGTCAATTTTTACGACGATGCCGGGCATGAATACCTTATTCAGGTTGATCATGCTCAGGAGCGGTTGCTTGGGCTGGCCGACTTTTACCGTCAACAACATCTGGGCGTAAATGATGTCGTCATGGTGACACCCCTGCTGCCTGGAGCCTACAAAGTGGCGGGGATCGTCAAGCCGCATGCTCGCCCGGAGCCTGCCCGTGAAGCCCAGAAGCGCGCAGAGCGGCGCAGTGAGTCAGAAGCTACTCCTTCTGGGCGTCAACCGTTGTTCTCGGCTGGCCGGACTGGCGGAGCTTCACAGGGAACGACGGACCGGGTGGTCACTGAGGCGACGGCCCATGTGCGTGAAGTACGTACCCAACCTGCCGAGCAGCAGGCCAAGCCCTGGGCGTCCATGGAACGTGAAAGGGGTAATCGGATTTCAGCGCCCATCCCTGCTGAGATAGCAGCTCAGCGTATCGCGCAGACGGGGCAGGCAAACCAGCAGGCGCAAGGTGCGGTCACAGCGCCCGGAACGAGGTCTACCGAATTGGAGGCTGATTACCTCAGTCGGCATGATCAAACAGAGTCGCAGGAGCAGCGGGGAGTACCGCTTAGCGAATTGCGTGTGCGCCGTGTCCCTCTGTATGAAACCGAAATGCATGAGGCCCGTCGGCAGTTCCCTGACGCGGTCGCCGCTCCAGATATGACGGATCCAGTTGCTCATCTGCCCTCGGCTGCCCGCCGCACTGAAGGTTCCGCCTCTGCCGCGATGCAACGTCTGCGTCAGGATTTGGCGAGCGCTCCCGCTGCGTTGCAGCGTCCTGGGCGTCAGTCCGATCTATCTTCTGGACAGTCAGAGCCAGTGAACTTGAGTGGTCAAATGCCCAGTCTGGTAGCCGAGAGCTCGGCAGATTCGCTAGACCATGCAGGAACTGCGGAGGAACACAAAAAGGTCGGCAGCAGTGAGCCGCTTCCTTTAGATCAGATGGCTCTTGAAGAACTGGGGCGGCGCTGCGGTTACCGGACGGATTTTCCGGCCAGTGGCCTGGTGCGCCTCCGGGCCAATCTGGCTGACCAGCGCTATGGCGTCTTGTTGGCAGACAGTGGGACGGCGGCCACCCACCCGGAGTGGCGAGACACCGTCAGTGCAGGAGTACCTGTTTACCGTCTCTGGTTGACCCATGAGTCGCAGGGAGGAGTTGCTCTCCCAGACGCTGGGGTACTGACCCGTGAAGCTGTCCGGGCACTGCTGGCCGAAGTCCGTGAGCAGCCTTTTTCTCCGCTGGACCTTCGCCCCTTCTGGGAAGCTGGGCGTATGAACCTCCAGTCGGTAGAGGCCCTGCGCGAGATCCGTGCGTCTCAGCAACGTGACAAGGCCAAATTTGCACAGCTTCTGCGGGCCCTCGCGCAGCAACCAGCTTTCGGGGTGGTCTCTCCAGCCCGTTTGGCGGCGCAACTTCCTGCTCTGGATAGTGCTCAGTTGGATCAATGGCTGTCTCTCCTGACCCGTCCCCCGTTCTTACTCCTCGCCCGGCTGGATGACGGTACCTACTTATTGGAGCGGGATGTACCCGAACTCCTGGCGGAATTGGGAAATGAATGGCTCCAGCTCAGTGGTCTTCAGGAGATCAAGGGAGTACCGGAGGC
The sequence above is a segment of the Deinococcus radiophilus genome. Coding sequences within it:
- a CDS encoding BON domain-containing protein; the encoded protein is MTRFEPETPDPSLSASTDQPYRDAHDYRDSGMMGGHGAAGARLTDAQIAPATLDSAQENAPKYGGRFGYGQLTPELDPRDRRSDGQLREAIYAALHDERGIDTRSIEVQVHGGQVDLSGSVPSPEQISRIQNRVRRMRGVLGLSNRLTVKPLPATAHPTDLPTKQLTTGQHATGETATMGIPGSSLVDDETSEGRRIAENNRQ
- a CDS encoding DUF2254 family protein, producing the protein MYALASTCYPNTVIAVGVPHVPSDLLEYLTLGRERITDQDPEYAIRQLSEVAARALSPGTNDPVTTMDILDRFGDALCALQDRWWPSGVHADESDKVRLVRPTVDFDGVAHTMFEMVRQYGSSSPEVTLHLLKVLQITATCLRSEESLQVLREHVQAAYHDAHKALTNPRDLHRLERAYHGALRAMETGLPK
- a CDS encoding DUF2254 family protein; translated protein: MQRLFFRMREFTEQFWFIPALMTATALLLAELGITLEEQFGVPRGLAFVYTGGEAGARSVLGAIASSSIGTAGTIFSITIAALSFSASSMGPRLLEHFTHDRGNQITLGIFIGTFTFTLYSLRAVTGGEETPFVPHDNVTAALVLAVACVAALVYFLAHATRNINMTQTINLLREDMYRTLERSTLTQRPAEIPCPDTDFWEGGEVLRLGSAGG
- a CDS encoding OsmC family protein, whose translation is MADIARKAAAHWEGDLKGGQGTVSTESGVLESAQYSFGTRFENGQGTNPEELLASAHAGCFTMQLSALLSNHGHTIESLDTDATCEMVKDGPGFKVSRLVLKVRGKVTGSDQADFEAHVKEAAEKCPMSRVMQGNVEIVHEATLES
- a CDS encoding HIT family protein, which translates into the protein MDLTVRLDGTLLKRREEEWAHWLAHPQDNPLVPDADGHLSAHPERLNLQNELCIYSALEPEFAEGLPYSGIIVTRRRCESVFDLTPAEVAATHTLLGQVRAHLAATVQPDGYTVGWNVFPAAGAHVPQVHLHVIPRWNTDVSAGAGLRYFLKVAAQAARADL
- a CDS encoding DUF2087 domain-containing protein, giving the protein MQAAELHARAALFRALGQPARLFILRLIWDAPLSGERLSELSGLAPATVSHHLSALREVGLIQTHQDGHHRLHVARHGQLDAALKDLITGRAPVPDPTDPYRDKVLRAFMPHGQLTGIPAQRRKRDVILTELAGLFVPGQTYPEREVNTILSQYHPDFFTLRRELVDGGWLSRESGVYQRSGR
- a CDS encoding IS982 family transposase, whose product is MAKYRLHHSLGRRHVIRHLYFWAKKHFSDQKICPHQKVTDAMLVALLLSRLVFKHPFPSIWWNILKEDRPGLPSYTQAYTRGIKLLPLLEHVASPAQPCTEVVVDSMPLPICRPKRTHLCQFPGAKWGFGTQGEFFGYKLHAWVTPGGQIVQYVIRPANLHDVTVSYELNLRWPEFEGPTIIGDKGYCCLGYVYPPKKNTRYDTGWRESRHPKIRKRIEIVFSALVEAQIRSAQTKTLGSLKLRVVLAVLAHNLARP